One genomic region from Spartobacteria bacterium encodes:
- a CDS encoding FkbM family methyltransferase has product MNDVPAPFNKLKQTRYGPMLFNQNDPYTGASYEAYGEWKELELSLLRAIVKPGMTVLDIGANIGQHSVVFAKIVGLQGSVFAFEPQRLFFQTLCANVALNQQVKVHARQVAVGSENGQISVPVMSPWLEKFNYAALNLKAPQIDAACEMVDMITVDSLHLQQCDMMKIEVVGMEADVIRGAYQTLQRCRPILYVENDLIGITDSTGSEQKKIKENNRTRRMNLIHLLDDYGYTMYWHVAPYFHSDNFFHNKTNIFNNAAATNMLCIPKESKHSVTGITPIDPRSPHCDAL; this is encoded by the coding sequence ATGAATGACGTACCTGCTCCCTTTAACAAACTGAAACAAACTCGTTACGGCCCCATGCTGTTCAACCAGAATGATCCGTATACCGGAGCCTCGTATGAAGCGTACGGAGAATGGAAGGAACTGGAATTAAGCCTGTTACGAGCTATCGTCAAACCGGGAATGACCGTGCTTGATATCGGCGCGAACATCGGACAGCATAGCGTTGTTTTCGCAAAAATCGTGGGATTACAAGGCTCTGTTTTTGCCTTTGAACCGCAGCGACTGTTCTTTCAAACCCTGTGCGCCAACGTGGCACTCAATCAACAAGTCAAAGTACATGCACGCCAAGTCGCAGTCGGATCCGAAAACGGACAGATCAGTGTCCCCGTCATGTCTCCGTGGCTTGAAAAATTCAACTACGCTGCACTGAATCTGAAAGCACCCCAGATTGACGCAGCTTGTGAAATGGTAGATATGATAACGGTTGACAGTCTGCACCTCCAGCAGTGCGACATGATGAAAATTGAGGTCGTTGGTATGGAAGCGGACGTGATCCGCGGTGCGTACCAGACACTGCAACGCTGCCGCCCTATCCTTTACGTAGAAAACGATCTGATCGGGATCACCGATTCCACAGGCTCAGAACAAAAAAAAATCAAAGAAAACAACCGCACGCGGCGAATGAACCTCATTCATCTATTAGATGATTACGGGTACACCATGTACTGGCACGTGGCACCCTACTTCCATAGCGACAACTTTTTCCACAACAAAACCAATATTTTCAACAACGCCGCAGCGACCAACATGCTATGCATCCCAAAAGAATCAAAGCATAGCGTAACAGGCATAACCCCCATCGACCCCCGCTCACCACATTGCGATGCACTTTAG